GTCGCCTGCGCCGACTTGAACGCGGCATCGGCGTGGTCGAATTCCTGCTGCGCGACGAGACCCTCGCGCGCGAGCTTCTCCATCCGCTCCCGGTCGAGCCGCGCCTTTTCGAAGCCCGCGCTCGCGCCGGCCACCGCGGCCCCTGCGGCGGCTACTGTCGCTTGCCGCGCTCGCAGCCCCCCGCGCCGCTCTTCCAGGGCGCTCGCCCCCACCTCCACCTCCAGATGGGAGGCCTGGAGCGCCGCCTCCGCCTGCCGGACAAGGCTGTCCGTGGATTCGTCGGTCAGCCGAACACCTGCGCGGGCCTTCTTTTCTTCGCCCTCCGCGATGAGCACCGCGGCGCGCGCCTGCTCGACCTGGACCTCGTAGTCTGGCGGATCCAGCCGAACGAGGACGTCCCCCGCTCGCACCGCCGCGTTATCCGCCACGAGTACCTCGCGCACGATTCCGCGGACCTTGGCACTGACGGGGGCGATCCGAGCCTCGACGAACGCGTCGTCCGTGGAGACGTGCGTCTGCCAGTACTGCCAGAGCCAGGCTCCGTAGCCGACCCCCGAAGCGAGGACCAGCACCGCCACGCCCGAGGCGAGGCGGCGCCAGGCGGACGGCCGCGCCCGCCGGGGTACGGGCTGGGAAAGTTCAGCTTCGGGTGTCATCGCCTCTGTCCCTGCCCTCCTTGAGAGGCGCCACCGGACCGGTCTAAGGCGTTCACGCGGCGTCCGAGGACGGAGGTCCGCCCTCGGGCTCCCGGCGAGAGGGGGCGCGGTTTAGCGCGAGGTGCGTCCTTCGCTGGCCCGCGAGGCAATGGTTGATAGTTGCCATAGTCAGCCAGAAAAGTCAATGATTTTTGCTGTTACAGCAAAAATGTTTTAGAATTATTGCGAATTCAGCCAAAGTCTAGCGCATGGACACGATCAGGCTCGCCCCCGTTGACGTGGGCATCATCCATTGCCTGCACCGCGATGCGCGGCGCTCGGCGGCCAGCATCGCCGGCCAACTCGGTATCCCGGAGTCCACGGTCCGCCACCGCCTCAACCGCCTGGTCCGGCGCGGGATCGTCGAATTCGCCGCCCTGACGAACCCCCTCCAGCTGGGGTATCAGATTTGGGCGATCATCGAGGTCCAGGCGGAGCTGAGAAAAATTCGCCCCGTGGCGCAGCGGCTGGCGGCGGCACCGGAGGTTTACTTCGTCGGGATCACGACGGGAGGCTACGACGTGCTGGCGGCGGCGGTGTTTCGATCCAACGACGAGCTGCTCGACTTCATCACGCGGCGTCTCTCGGGCATTCCGGGCATCGTGCGGACTTCGACCTCGAGTGTCCTCGAGGTCGTGAAGCGCACGATGACGTTCCCCCTGCCCGACACGATGAGCCGCGAGCGGCGCGTCCGAAAGGCCAGGGCTCGCACGGCGAAGGGCCGAGGGGGCCGAGCCATCCGGAGCTAGCCCGCCAAGTCAGGCGCACGTTTTCGGGCACATCAGGGGTCCCGGCGGTTGTCGAGCGTCTGGTAACCGTGCGACACTACAGGCGCGCGCCTGTAGCTCAGCCGGACAGAGCATGGGACTTCTAATCTATTCTGAGCCTGGCGCGCCATCGCGGCCCATCTCATCCCGCAGCGCTCGGTGCTTTATCTCTTGCGGCTGGCACTGCCAGGACTGCCCGTACCGGA
This sequence is a window from Candidatus Rokuibacteriota bacterium. Protein-coding genes within it:
- a CDS encoding HlyD family secretion protein; this encodes MTPEAELSQPVPRRARPSAWRRLASGVAVLVLASGVGYGAWLWQYWQTHVSTDDAFVEARIAPVSAKVRGIVREVLVADNAAVRAGDVLVRLDPPDYEVQVEQARAAVLIAEGEEKKARAGVRLTDESTDSLVRQAEAALQASHLEVEVGASALEERRGGLRARQATVAAAGAAVAGASAGFEKARLDRERMEKLAREGLVAQQEFDHADAAFKSAQATLESTRKQLEQAEAEAHRAEAEVRSQLAAVERARQLVEERRAHLANARSRRREVALQHAEAEAARGRLARARAGLHEAELRLADTVIRAPADGRVTKKTVEVGQVVQPGQLLMAIVSREDVWIIANYKETQLTHVRPDQPATVTVDSYPGLVLKARVDSIQTGTGTRFSLLPPENASGNFVKVVQRIPVKLVLEPAQTDGRLLVPGMSAVPTIKIR
- a CDS encoding Lrp/AsnC family transcriptional regulator, which produces MDTIRLAPVDVGIIHCLHRDARRSAASIAGQLGIPESTVRHRLNRLVRRGIVEFAALTNPLQLGYQIWAIIEVQAELRKIRPVAQRLAAAPEVYFVGITTGGYDVLAAAVFRSNDELLDFITRRLSGIPGIVRTSTSSVLEVVKRTMTFPLPDTMSRERRVRKARARTAKGRGGRAIRS